The following coding sequences lie in one Trueperaceae bacterium genomic window:
- a CDS encoding uroporphyrinogen-III synthase — protein VRVPLVDTTPLDDPAAARALRDLAWRLYPSRSAVEAWTRQGVGFQDRARVAAVGPGTAAALRAAGADVAFTPTRATGEALAKELLAAPHGPRRGDVVGLVRGDRGRADVKGILQRAGVVVRTATLYATHARAWPDDVRADAVVLASPSAVAALPDAVARAATLVAIGPTTAAALRDRGLAAREAAEPTEAGVVEALRADLAVAGGAS, from the coding sequence TCGTCCGCGTCCCCCTCGTCGACACCACGCCGCTCGACGACCCCGCGGCGGCCCGCGCCCTGCGCGACCTCGCCTGGCGGCTCTACCCCAGCCGCAGCGCCGTCGAGGCGTGGACGCGGCAGGGCGTCGGTTTCCAGGACCGCGCGCGCGTCGCCGCGGTCGGGCCCGGCACCGCCGCCGCGCTCCGCGCGGCCGGCGCCGACGTGGCCTTCACCCCCACCCGGGCGACGGGCGAGGCGCTCGCGAAGGAGCTCCTCGCCGCCCCCCACGGCCCGCGGCGCGGCGACGTCGTCGGGCTCGTCCGGGGCGACCGGGGTCGCGCCGACGTCAAGGGGATCCTGCAGCGCGCCGGGGTGGTCGTGCGCACCGCGACGCTGTACGCGACGCACGCGCGGGCGTGGCCCGACGACGTCCGCGCCGACGCGGTCGTCCTCGCCTCGCCCTCCGCCGTCGCCGCGCTGCCCGACGCCGTCGCGCGCGCCGCGACGCTGGTCGCGATCGGTCCGACGACCGCCGCCGCCCTCCGCGACCGCGGCCTCGCCGCCCGCGAAGCGGCGGAACCGACCGAGGCCGGCGTCGTCGAGGCGCTCCGCGCCGACCTGGCGGTCGCGGGAGGGGCGTCGTGA